The DNA region TATCAGGAAGACTATCAGAAATATCTCAACGCTGAGTTTAAAAGAATGCCACTCTGCCGGTAGGAAGCTGAAGAGCGCATCCCCGGCCGCGGCAATTGAAACGGTAATGGTCAACACATAATCCACCAAAAGAGCGCTGCCGGATACGACGCCAGCCGGCGCGCCCAGCAACTTGCTGGATACCACATAACCGCCGCCGCCCAAGGGAAAATGCTCGATGACCCGGCTATAGGCATAGGCAATAACCAATACCGTCAGGCTCATAACGATTGCCAGCAGAATGGCCATATAGGTATGCTGCCCCAGCGTCCGGAACGCCTCTTCCGGGCCGTAGCAGGATGAGGACAACCCATCCGCCCCCAAACCGACCCAGGCCAACAAAGCAACCAGGGAAATATGCCTGAATATACCCGGGTCAAACGGGTTTTTAGCCCTACCTATCAGAAAATGTTTTATGTCGGATAGTTTCATGCGAATCCCGAATAATGCGGATTAGAAGTCAACATCCAGTTGAAGCGTAATGGTGTCTGTTAGATCTGAATTATTATACCGGTCATAACCGGCAATAGCGGCCAAATGGTCGTTGAATTTCCAGGAGAAACCGTAATTAAGCGCGCCATAGGCAGATTGGGTGGCCTGGTAATCAAGGCAGAGCCATAACTTATCGCTGATTTCAGTCATGGTCCGTTCCCAGGTGAACATCAGCCCGGCATTATCTTTGGCCCCGTTTCCATCCAGCAGGAGTTTCTTATTGCCCGTAAAATAGCCGGCGGAAAACCTGCCCGCTTTGCCGAATGTCCGGGCGGCTTTGAGATAAAACACATTATTATTAGTTTCATCCTGCTTTGTTCCCATATCAAATTCTCCGATGGCCAGGGCGGGCATACCCTTAAAATACGCGTCTTCAGGCGCGGCAAATTTGTAGTGCAGGTATAATGGTGATTTGTCCAGTTCCGTTCCCAAGCCCTTTTTGTAGTCAAAGCCGGTTTCGGCCATAATTTTCCCCAGCGGCGACCAGATTTTTCCCAGGAGATTGTCTTCCGGTTTATCGGAAAGAAGGCTGAAAGTCGGGCCGTAAACCTGCAGGACGTGGAGACTGTTGCCGTTGTCATCCTTTCCCGTATTTGGGACATACCAATCGGCGGTCAGATGTATTTTCTTATACGGCTGGATATCCGTTGACGGCGTCCAGATATGGGTTGAAGGCGTAGCCTCGGCGCCGATAGGAGGCAATATGAACAAGACGGTTGCCAGGATTAGCCAGGCCGTTTTCAACATAAACATTCCTCTTTGATTACGGGACCGGCGCTGAAGTTTTCCGCTTCAGCGCCGCCCTTTAATGAACAATGTTTCTTACGGCTACAGATAGGCCTGCTCGCCGTGCAATGTTTCGTCCAATCCGTTTATTTCTTCCTGTTTCTCGACCTTTACCGGCGTAATCTTGTTAATCACCACCAGCATGATATAAGTAATTCCAAAAGCGTATATGGAACTGATCACGATAGCCACGAGTTGCTTGAAGAAGAACGAAGAATTCCCATACAGTAATCCGTCAGCTCCAGCAGGATTAATGAGTTTTGATCCCATGATACCGAGCATGATGATGCCTATCATTCCGCCGACGCCGTGCACGCCCCAGACGTCCAACGCATCATCCCACTTTAATTTATTCTTGAGCATCACTGCGAAATAACATACTGCACCGGCCACAGTGCCGATAATGGCGGCGCTGGTTGTGGAAACGTAGCCGGCCGCCGGTGTAATGGTGGCCAGTCCGGCCACCGCGCCGGTCAATAGGCCTACAAACTTAGGCTTCTTCTCGAATATCCAGGCCAGCAAAAGCCATGTCGGGGCGGCAAACGAAGCGGCGATATCCGTATTCAAGAAAGCCAGACCGGTAATGGAATCGACCTTTAGTTCGCTTCCGGCGTTAAAGCCATACCAGCCGAACCAGAGCAACCCAGTGCCCAAGGCTATCAGGGGAACGCTGTGTAATTGGTCGGGCGATTGCCTTTTGCCTACATATAATACCGAAGCCAGCGCGGCCATACCGGCAATGTTATGAACGACGATACCGCCGGCAAAGTCCAGAACGCCCCATTGCTGAAGCAATCCGCCGCCCCAGACCATATGGACAAAGGGGAAATAAACCAGGACCAGCCAGCCGACCAGGAACAACAGGTAGGCTTTAAACCTAATCCTGTTGGCAAAGGCGCCGGTTATCAGGGCTGGCGTGATAATGGCAAACATCATCTGATATGCCACCACCACCAGGGTCGGGATATTATTGGTAGGCGACCAAACCGATAAAGGCGTTATCCCATTAAGAAGTGATTGGCCCAAATCGCCTATGATTCCGAAATGATCACCGCTGAAACATAACGACCAGCCCACAAAGACCCAAATAATGGTGGTAACGCCCATGGAAACGAAACTCTGGATCATTATGGCCAGGACGTTTTTCCGGCCCACCAAGCCGCCGTAGAAAAAAGCCAGCCCCGGGGTCATTAACATAACCAAGCTTGTGGCGATAAGCATAAACCCGGTATTGCCGATATCAAACATAACCAAATCTCCTTTCTTTCATTTAAACACTATATTAAGTGTTACTTAATTAATTTATAGCAATACTTAATACTGAAAACAGGGTTTTGAGTCAAGAAAAATAAGAAGATAAAATTTAAGGCCGCCTGGACGCTCGCGAATGGCATGCTTGGATGAAATATCAGGGCAAGGAATCAGGGGAGAGGCGTTTGATACGCCTACCTATAAGGAATCAAAAGGTCGTCAATCTTCATTCCCAGGTTATCCATAATCCTGAGCAGAACGTTGAGCGACGGAATGAACAAGCCGGATTCAATCTGGGAAATGGCGCTGGTGGTCAAATCGACCCGTTTAGCCAATTCCCCCTGGGATAAATTAAGTTTAATCCTTTCGGTCTTAATCTTATTACCGATTTGCTCCAGCAGCTTTTCGCCTTTTAACTGCCTGGGCAACCTTTCAACCTTGGGTCCGAACTTCAACAAATCGTTTTCAATCATGAAATAACGGGGCACGCCTATCCCGGGGCTGGTCCGATCATATGCCTTATGGATAGTCAAGGTGTTTTGCCCCGCATCGATATCCAATTCTATTATTACCTGGGTGATGTGCTTGATATTAGCCAGAAACGTTTCCGAGTGAGCCCTGGTTTCCAGGAGCCAGTAGGCCAAAGCCTTTAAATCATAAAGGCACGGGCAGGAACGGGTAAAGAATTTCAGAACGCTGCTTTCGTTTCCCCATAACTCGAGCATGCCGGTCAGGCTGTCAAAGACATAACGGCCGCAGGGATTATTTTCCAGGACGAATTCATTAATGACTTTCCTCAGTTTTTCCGGGTCAGAAGGATCTTTTACATGAATGACCCTGGCATCATATTTTTTCCACGCCGATTTATAGAACCTGGAAAATATAGCTTCGTCATTGCCCTTGCCTGACGTAAAACAATCTACCAGAACCAGGTTTTTCAATGACTTAAGCTTCCCTAACCGGTCGAGGACGGTCTGTGGCGAAGCATTAAAACTAACGAAAACGGCTTTGGACGTTCCCTTGGTCGAGTCTTGCAAATAATTGGAAACGAAAAACTGGACCGGCACGCCGGAATCTATTTCCCAGACCAGGTTATCGCCCAATTTCACGCCGCCGATAAAATTATCAAGCTCTTTTACGCCGGTTGTGCATTGCATATCATCCATAAGCCGCCTTTTAAAATACCGTGTTAAGTATTACTTAATACTATAAATGGGATTACAGGTCAATAAAAATCAGGGTGGAAAATTATGTCTGGATATGGACAAAGTACTCGCGGGGTGGACACGCCTTTTTACAACCGGCTATTCCCAAGCTGTCCACTGACACTCACCTGCCAAGCGCAGTTCACCTATAGAGCATGCTCTTCATAATGAAGACCAGGTTGGCCGGGCGTTCGGCCAGGCGGCGCATGAAATAGGGATACCAGTGCGTGCCGTACGGGACGTAGACCCTCATCCGGTAGCCCTGCTGGTTGAGCTTGTCCTGCAGGTCGCGCCGGATGCCGTAGAGCATCTGGAATTCGAACTTGTCGTTGGGGATGTTATTCTTTTTGGCGTGTTCCAGGACCCAGTTGATTATCTTTTCGTCGTGGGTGGCGATTTCGGGATAGGTGCCTTTGTCCAGAGACGGCTTTTCGAACATTATTTCCAGCATCTTGATGTAGTTCTTATCAACGTCGGACTTTTTGGGAAAGGCCACGGCCTTGGGTTCTTTGTAGGCGCCTTTGCACAGCCGCACCCTTGGCCCGAAGGACAGCATATTGCGGATGTCGTCTTCGGTGCGCCTGAGGTAGGACTGGATGACGATACCGGCGTTGTTGAACCCTTCCTGAAGCATCCGTTTGTATATCTTGATGGTAATGTCGGTATAGTCGGACGATTCCATGTCTATAGTAACCTTGTTCTTGTGGAGCTGGGCCTTCTGCATTATCCGGCGCAGGTTCGCCAGGCAAAGCTCTTCCTTGATATCCAGGCCCATCTGGGTGAGCTTGAGTGAGACGGTGGCGTTGAGTTTTTTCTGGTTGATGCAGTCGAGCATTTCGATATATTCCTTGACGGCCACCAGCGATTCGGATTCCAGGAAAACGCTTTCGCCCAGATGGTCGAGCGTGACGCTGATACCGCTATCGTTGAGGTGGCAGATGCCCTTGGTGCCTTCTTCGAGCGTCTCGCCGCAGATGAAGCGCTTGGAAATAATCTTGAACGGGCCGGAAGTGGAGAGCATTTTCTGGAGCAGGGTCTGCCGGGACAGGAACAGGAACATATCTTTCATCGGGTTCATAATATAACCTTCCTTTAGAGCCAGTTAGGGATTCGCTGATGAACATCGGCGAAAACCGTTACTGGGTCTTATCCCGACTATTCCGTCGGGAAAGTTAATATAATTTAGCGGATTATGGCCGGAAAAACCGGGCAAGTCAAGATATTTAAGACGCGTTATTAAGCCGATTTCTCCTAATTTAATACGAGGAAACCTCAGGTTTCGCTGACACCGTATTCAATTAGCTTAAGTCGTCGGGCACGACCTGTTTGGAGATATCGCTGTCCTGCAAGGTGCCTTCGATGACCAATTTCAGGAGCCGGGGATTGCGCAGGAACAGCCCCAGCCGCCGGAACATCTTGAACGGCGCCCTGGCCCGCATATGGCTGTAGAGTTTTTGGTACATCTGCTGGACGCCGCGCTCGAGTTCGCCGGGACTCATCAGCTTGGGCTGATAAACGGCGCTGACCCAGCCGTAGTGTGTGCGGTCCTTACCGGCCAGCAGGCGGCCTTCCTGCTTAAACTTATCGTATAACTTTGTGCCCGGATACGGCGTCAGGATGTAAAGATGGGCGTCGTCCAAGTCCAGCTGTTTGATGATGCCGAGCGTCCGGTCGAATATGCGCTTGTCGTCGTAGTCGAACCCGAAGATAAAGAACCCGACCACCAGGATGTTGTGCCGGTGCAGTTTATTGACCACGGACCTGTATTTTTCGACCTTGTTCTGCCTGATGGATGCCCATTCCAGGGACGAGGGGTTAACGGTCTGGAAGCCTATCTGGACATTGAAACAGCCGGCTTGCTTCATCTTGCTGAGCATCCGCTCATTATTGGCGATGTTCATAGGCGCCTGAACTGACCAGGCCTTTTTGAGCGGCGCAATGCGCTCGCACAGCTTGATGACGTATTCTTCGTCGCCGAAGAGGTTGTCATCCACGAAGAAAAACACCTTCTGTTTGAGTTGTTTGAGTTCTTCGTAAACCAGGTTGATGTCGCGCTTGCGGTAAGCCGCCCAGGGCATACTGGCCAGGTAGCAGAAGTTGCAGGTGTTGGGACAGCCGCGGGTGGCCTGGATGGTGGCGACGCGGTAGTCTTCGTTCAATAAATCGCGCCGTGGGAAAGGCACGTGATCCATATCCACCGGCGTCGGGTTGTGGTAGACCTTTTTCAGCCGGCCGGCGGCCATATCTTTCAAGAGTTCGGACCAGACGTATTCGGCCTCGCCGACCACTACGGCATCGGCGTGCTTGAGGCATTCGTCGGGCAAGAGGGTCGGATGAACGCCGCCCAGCACCACCTTGCTGCCCTGCCGGCGGAAGTGCCGGGCAATCTGGTAGACCCGCTCCGAGGTAAAGGTGGTGGCGGTGATACCGACCAGGTCAAACCGTTCTTGGTAGGGAATGTCTTCCCAGTCGTTATCAACCAGCTTGACGTCGTGCCCTTCGGAGAGCGCGGCGATGACGGCGATATGGAGCGGGGCGAATTTTATCTTTTCCAAATAACGATAAACCCCGCCTTTGACAAACCAGCGGGGCTTGATAAGCAGTATCTTCATGGGCTCCTATTTCCCGGCGATAATCTTGGACAGTATCTTCAGGCGCGACCATACGGATAACGGCCGGAATATCTGGTTCCAGGGCTTGTGGTAAATGACGAAATCGAGAAATTTAGAGACATTTTGGTTATATGTTTCCTCGTATTCGGAGACGGTGCTCTCGTCCTGCGGTTCGAAGAAGCAGGTGGGGTCTTCGGCCAGGTAATCGCCGGTGCCGTAATAAGCCAGAGCCCGGCATCCGCCGCAGGTGTGTTTGTAGCGGCAACGCCCGCATTTGCCCTTGAGCCGGCTGCCGTCCTGCAGGCTGGACAGGATCGGGTCGGTCCGGAGCAGTTCGGACAGCGGTTTGCGCCGGACATTACCGCAGTCAATCGCGCTGTCGAGCAGATGTACGCAGGGCGCAACGCTACCTTCGGCCGAGATGCCGATGAACCCGCGGCCGGCCTGGCAACCTAGGTTAGCGATGGGGATATCCAGTTCGCGCCAGGTCTTAACCATGAACTCGGGCGCGGCAAAGAACGGGGTAAAGCTGACGTAGCCGAGATAGTTGTCCTTCAGTGCCGGATGGATGATTTTGGCCATATCGTTGCGGTCGAAAGCCAGATGATTGACGCTTTTGCCGGCGCCGCGCGGCACGAAGGGCGAGCGGATGATGGGTATCCGGCGCGACTTGAGGAAGTCCATAGTCTCGGCCAGACCGGACAGGTTGGCCTTGGTTACGGTTACCAGGAAGAAGTAACCGACCTTTTCCCGGTCGCACAGCTTTATCAGCTCCAGCGTCTCGGACGGCTTGTCGCTCCGGGTCTGCCGGTGGATACCGTCGTCGATGGAGTCGAGCGATAATCCCAAGGTGACCTTGTTATTGGTGGCCTTCTTTATGGCCTTGAGCAGGTCGCGGTTGAGGAATTTGCCGTTGGTGTTGACGAAGGAATAGAGGCCCAGTTTGGCGTTATAGCTGAGGAGCTCCAGGGCGTCTTTCCGGAGCAGGAACTCCCCGCCCGAGAAAGCCACGGCGCCGTTGGGGCAGGCCTTTTTGACCTCGTCCAGGACCAGGCGCTTGGCCTCCTCGGTGGTCAGCTCCGGCTCGGTTTGCGGCCGGTCGGCCCGGGTCATGCAATGGGGACAATCAAGATTGCACCGGCGGGTGGTCTCGAAGTAACACAGTAAAAACTTGCGGCTCATGCCAGAATACTTTCTTTATTATCGGCCCTATCGCTCTTGCGGGCTATCTGACTAACATATCTCATTATATGACATAATAGAACTGCATAGTCAGTTGTCAAGAATTACCCCAAGAGCCAAATCGCCCGGCTGACGGCCAAACACAGCAGGCAGGTGTTTACACAAGATTTAATGCGTGGAGGGCGCGGAAATTGACGATATTATTTTAAGCCACAGATTATATTAATTAGATAAACCTGCCTGCTGGCAGGCAGGTTCTGACAACCAAACTATCGGCGTTAATCTGCTAAAATCAGCACGCTGGCAGTTTGATGACGCCTTTGGCATCAGAATTACTGCCAGGTATACTGGGCTGTAAGTCGCTTTGCTCCAACAGCCCAAGTACGTCCCATTAATTTTGATATGACTGAGTTAGGCCAACCAAAACCCATCGACTCCATCTTGGTGCGCAAGGAGGTATTCAAGCTTGCCTGGCCGATAATGCTCCAGAACACGCTGATGATAATGACGCTGATTGTCGATACCATCATGCTAGGCCATTACAAAACCACTTCGCTGGCGGCCACCGGCATCGGCACTCCGATTAACCTGATGGTCCGGCTGGTACTGATGTGCATTCCCATCACAGCTACGGCTATGGTATCCCGAGCTATCGGCGAGGGCAATAAAGAAAAGGCCAATATCAACGCGTCTATGGCCTTGATGGTCGGACTGGCATTGGGCGGACTGGTTTCGCTGGGTGGAGCATTCGGAGCGCGGGTTATGACCGGGTTCTTCCTGGATATCAATTCGGAGCTGGGGCAAGAGGCAATCACTTACCTAAGCATCACCCTTTCGGCCTTCGTGATGAGTTATGTCTTCCTGATAGGCACGGCCATCCTGCGGGCGGCCAGCGACACCAAGACGGCGCTGATTATCACCATATTTTCCAACCTACTCAATGTGCTGGGCAATTACCTGCTTATCTTCGGCAAACTGGGATTCCCAGAATGGGGCATCAGGGGCGCGGCTATCGCCACGGCCGCGGCCTGGAGCGTCGAGTGCGTCTGTATGCTGTTGGTGCTGTTCATAGGCAAGGCACATATAAAAATAAAGGCGTCGCACTTCCTTAAAATAACTAAGGGTATGTTCACCACACTAATGCGCATAAGCATGCCGGCGGCGCTGGAGCCGTTTCTGGCGCATATCGGGTCGCTGTTATTTCTCAAGATTGTGGCCACCTTCGGGGCGGTGTCGCTGGCTACGCACCATATCCTGCTCCGGATAGAAGGGTTTTCGTTTATGCCGGCGATGGGATTGTCCATGGCGGCGGGAGCGTTGTTCGGCCAGGTGCTCGGCGCCAAGGAACTGGGCAAGACCGGGCTGATACGCAAGGAATCGCTCCGGCTGACCATCATCATCATGGGTTCGATGGGGATTCTGTTCATCATTTTCCGCAGGTTTATCATCAGCGGGTTCACCGGGGATATGGATATCCGCGAACTGGGCGCGTTATGCCTGATTATCGCGGCCGTAGAACAACCCATCATCGGCTATGCCATGATTCATCAGGGCGTGCTCCGGGGCGCCGGCGATACCAGAAGCACCCTTTATGTCAATGTCATGGGCGTCTGGCTGGTCCGACTGCCGCTGGCTTACCTGCTGGCCGTCACGTTCAATATGGGTCTGCTCGGGGTGTGGCTGGTTATGCCGGTCGACTGGCTGTTCCGCTCGTTTATCTTCAGCCTGGTTTACAAGGGCGGACGCTGGAAAAGAATAAACATCTAGATATTGACCTTTTATTATAGTTTTATAAACTAACCAATTATGGCAACGCAATACGAACTGAGCCTGCAGGATTACTGGCGGGTTATCCGCAAGCGGCGATGGGTCATCATCCCGGCTTTTATCATCATCTTCATAGGCACGCTGACGTATTCATACCTGTTGCCCACGGTTTACGAGGCCTCGTCCAGCATCCAATATACCGAGCAAAAACCGTTCCTGGCCACCTTGACCGAATTGGTCAGCTACCCCATCGGCGATACGATGCTGTCGCAGGCCAAGGTGGCTTCGAGCTGGAGCGTAATGGATATCACGGCCCGTGAAATGGGGTATGTCAAGGATGATACGCCGACCGAAGAGGCCCAGAAGATTATTTCCAGGATACAACAATCGGTCACCACCAGCATTGAAAAAGACACCAATATAATCAAGATTTCGGTCCGCTCCAGCCAGGGCAAAGAGGCCTGTGACATCGCCAACGGCGTGGCTGAAGGCTATAAGAAGTTCAACCTGGTGGAAAAGAGCAAAACCGTAACCCAGTTGCGCCAGACCATCGAGAACCGGCTGGCCCAGTCAAAGCAAAAGCTGGACAAGACCGAAGAAGATATGCGGCGTTTCAAAGAGCAGAACCCGGACGTGACCGGCGGGGCTAATTCAATATACGCTAATTTCGAGGAAGCCAAGAAGCAGCGCGAGCTGATGTTGAGCAAGTTCACCGACAAGCACCCGGAAGTCGTCAAGCTCAACAACCTGATTGAATTATACCGCAAAGAACTGGCCCGCTATCCGGAGAAAGAACTGAACTATTCCCAGCTGTCGCGTGAAACGGTGCTTTATAACGGCATCTATACCGACCTGAGACAGAGGCTGGAACGGGCGCACCTGGATGAAGCGGAGAAAACATCCGACGTGAGCATCGTTAATTTAGCCAGTATACCGGAGGCTCCGGTTTATCCCAACAAAACCAAGAACCAGATTATCGGGATAATGCTGGGGCTGGTGGTCGGCGTGGTGCTGGGATTCATCATAGAGAACCTGGATACATCCATCGCCACGATTGAAGAGATAGAATCGCTTTTGAAGATACCCGTTCTGGGTGTAATTCCATTCCTATCCCAGGTTGACCGGGGACACGAGAAGAAAGGGAAAACCGACCTGCTTTCGTGGTTGCTAGGGCCACCCCGCCGAAAGAACTCGCCTAAGGACATCCAGATGATCGGGGAAAAACAGATGAGCGAGCATTCGCTGGACATCCGTTCCCAGCTGATTTTCAATTACAGCCCGACCTCGCCGATTACCGAATCTTACAAAACCCTGAGGACCAATCTGCTAAGGATTACCGGGGCTAAGGAGGTCTCTGGCGCGCAGGCAACCACCACCGAGGCTATCAGCGCCCAGGGGTTTGTCAGCAACGGTAAGAAGGGGCAAATAATCATCGTCACCTCCACCGGGCCGGAAGAAGGCAAAACCGTCACGGCGCTTAACCTGAGCATATCCATGGCCCAGAAAGGCGAGATGGTTTTGCTGGTTGACGCCGATATGCGCAAATCGGTCATTCATAAGGTGCTCGGATTGGAAAGAGAACCGGGCCTGAGCGATGTCTTGATGGGCAAAACCACGGCTGACCAAGCCATCCGCAATATTACCGACGCGCTCATCGGCGGGCTGAACTGGAATGTCATCGTTAAAACACCGGGCATAGACAACCTTAACATAATGACCTCCGGCGCAAGCGTTCCGAATCCGGCGGAGCTTTTAGGCTCGGCTGAGGCGGACAACCTGCTTAATAAACTGAAGGAAAAATACAATTACATAATAATGGACTGTCCGCCGGTATTACCGGTAACGGACGCTATGATTCTCGGGCCGAAGAGCGATATCATCACCATGGTTTACCGGGCCGGGCGCACCGACAAGGCGGCCCTGATTCGGGCCAAGGAACAGTTGACCACCGCCCAGATTAAAATCGACGGGCTGATTCTTAACCATATCTCGCCGGAAATCGAAATCTCCCCCACCTATTATTACCACTACTACAAGGATTACTCCGCAACTAAAGAGAAATAAAACCTATATTGCCCTAGAATTTCTTGACAGTTTGCCCTGTAATAGTACAAGATACAGGAAATGTTAGATACTGAAAAACTGTTTACCAAGGCACAGGAAGCGTTCGACAAGCGCAATTACGATTATGCGGCGGACCTGGCCAAGCAAATCGTAGAACTTGAACCGGGGCATCCCAAAGCGCGCCATATCCTAAGAACTTCGCAAATCAGGAAATGCGAATCCCAGGGCCTGCGCCCTTCGGCAGTCAACGCCGTCATTTCCGCGTTTGTGCCATTCATGAAGGTCACCATTTTTAAGGCGATGAAAAACAATGTCAAACTGCTCCCGGCCGCCGAAGACTTCATAAGCAAGAACCCGTATAGCGTTTGGGTCAGGACCGCACTGGCCGACGCTTTACAGAACCTGAACTATCTGGAAAGCGCAATCAATGAATTTGAAGGCGTGGCTATGATTGCGCCCAAGCAGCTGCATGTGCTTAAGTCACTGGGGAAATTATATATCCAGGTTAAGGACGGACGGAAAGCCCAGCAATATTTCCAGGCGGTGCTTTCGCTTAATCCTTCCGACCTGGACGCGCCCAGAGCCCTAAAGGATATCGCGGCGTTATCAACATTAAAAGAAGGCGGCTGGTCCGATGCCAAGTCGTCACGCGACCTTATCAAGGATAAGAAGGGGGCCATCCAGCTTGAGCGCGAAACACAGATTGTCAAAGATTCCGAAATAAGCGGCGAAGTGGTGCGCATTAGTAAAATGATTGCCGAAAACCCGGAGAGCCTTGATAACATCAAGCACTATAAGAAAATAGCCGAGCTTTGCCAGCGGCAGTTTAAATACACCGAAGCCATTGACGCCTATAATAAATTGGGAAAACTCAACCCCAATGACGCTACGGTTAAAACAAAGATAGGCGACATCAAAATACTGATGTTCGATGCCGAGATTAAGAAAATCCAGCAAAAGCTCCAGGCTGACCCCAATAATCAGCCGGTAAAACAGGCCTTGCAGAAAGCCCGCCAGGACAAAAGGCTGTTCCAGATTGAGGAATACCGGAAACGGGTTCAGGACCACCCGACGGATTTGGCGCTGCGCTATCATTTAGGCGCGGTGTTATACGCTAACGGCAATATTGATGAGGCCACCTCGGAGTTCCAAAATTCGGTGCGCGACCCCAAGCGCAAGATTGATTCGTTCATCTACATCGGCCGCTGCTTCATGGCCAAAAAAATATACGATATGGCGATTTCCCAGTTCGAAAAAGCGCTTGAGTCCGGGTCCTTAACGCCGGAACAGAATAAGGATATCCATTATAATCTGGCGGCCAGCCACGAAGCTAATCAAAACATCCCCAAAGCGCTGGAAGAGTTCAAGAAGATATTAGAGATTGACATTAACTATAAAGATACAATGAAGAAAGTAGAACAGATTCAGCAGAAAATGAACACAACTGCTAAATAACAATCCGTTCTTAAAAAGGAGTAGCATATGGCGCATACGTTATCAGCAAGGAAACGGGTCCGGCAGAGCCTGAAGAAATCGGCCAGGAATAAGTCATTAAAAACCCATATCAAAACCCAGATGAAGAAATTAAGGCTTCTGGTATCCCAAAAAGGCGAAGCGGCCCTTATCAAGACCGAGTTTAAAACCCTGACGCGTTTGGTTGACAAAGCGGCCGGTTCGGGCGTCATCCACAGG from Candidatus Brocadiia bacterium includes:
- a CDS encoding tetratricopeptide repeat protein is translated as MLDTEKLFTKAQEAFDKRNYDYAADLAKQIVELEPGHPKARHILRTSQIRKCESQGLRPSAVNAVISAFVPFMKVTIFKAMKNNVKLLPAAEDFISKNPYSVWVRTALADALQNLNYLESAINEFEGVAMIAPKQLHVLKSLGKLYIQVKDGRKAQQYFQAVLSLNPSDLDAPRALKDIAALSTLKEGGWSDAKSSRDLIKDKKGAIQLERETQIVKDSEISGEVVRISKMIAENPESLDNIKHYKKIAELCQRQFKYTEAIDAYNKLGKLNPNDATVKTKIGDIKILMFDAEIKKIQQKLQADPNNQPVKQALQKARQDKRLFQIEEYRKRVQDHPTDLALRYHLGAVLYANGNIDEATSEFQNSVRDPKRKIDSFIYIGRCFMAKKIYDMAISQFEKALESGSLTPEQNKDIHYNLAASHEANQNIPKALEEFKKILEIDINYKDTMKKVEQIQQKMNTTAK
- the rpsT gene encoding 30S ribosomal protein S20, which translates into the protein MAHTLSARKRVRQSLKKSARNKSLKTHIKTQMKKLRLLVSQKGEAALIKTEFKTLTRLVDKAAGSGVIHRNKASRLKSRLSSAIAKKS
- a CDS encoding polysaccharide biosynthesis tyrosine autokinase — encoded protein: MATQYELSLQDYWRVIRKRRWVIIPAFIIIFIGTLTYSYLLPTVYEASSSIQYTEQKPFLATLTELVSYPIGDTMLSQAKVASSWSVMDITAREMGYVKDDTPTEEAQKIISRIQQSVTTSIEKDTNIIKISVRSSQGKEACDIANGVAEGYKKFNLVEKSKTVTQLRQTIENRLAQSKQKLDKTEEDMRRFKEQNPDVTGGANSIYANFEEAKKQRELMLSKFTDKHPEVVKLNNLIELYRKELARYPEKELNYSQLSRETVLYNGIYTDLRQRLERAHLDEAEKTSDVSIVNLASIPEAPVYPNKTKNQIIGIMLGLVVGVVLGFIIENLDTSIATIEEIESLLKIPVLGVIPFLSQVDRGHEKKGKTDLLSWLLGPPRRKNSPKDIQMIGEKQMSEHSLDIRSQLIFNYSPTSPITESYKTLRTNLLRITGAKEVSGAQATTTEAISAQGFVSNGKKGQIIIVTSTGPEEGKTVTALNLSISMAQKGEMVLLVDADMRKSVIHKVLGLEREPGLSDVLMGKTTADQAIRNITDALIGGLNWNVIVKTPGIDNLNIMTSGASVPNPAELLGSAEADNLLNKLKEKYNYIIMDCPPVLPVTDAMILGPKSDIITMVYRAGRTDKAALIRAKEQLTTAQIKIDGLILNHISPEIEISPTYYYHYYKDYSATKEK